The proteins below are encoded in one region of Mycobacterium pseudokansasii:
- the istB gene encoding IS21-like element helper ATPase IstB codes for MSRTPPITDAEPVAPKSIPPLAADLDAGLRRLKLAAVRRTAPEVLITAKTQRWTPEEVLRTLVETELAARDASNVVNRLKAAAFPVPKTLESFDVAASSIPPKTFDYLSSLEWIRAQQNLAIIGPAGTGKSHTLIGLGTAAIHAGHKVRYFTAADLVETLYRGLADNTVGKIIESLLRVDLIILDELGFAPLDDTGTQLLFRLVAGAYERRSLAIGSHWPFEQWGRFLPEQTTAVSILDRLLHHATVVITDGDSYRMKDAKHRKETPTPT; via the coding sequence ATGAGCAGGACGCCACCCATCACCGACGCTGAACCCGTTGCACCGAAATCGATTCCACCCCTCGCCGCCGATCTGGATGCCGGGTTGCGACGGTTGAAACTGGCCGCGGTGCGGCGCACCGCACCCGAAGTCCTGATCACCGCCAAGACCCAACGCTGGACTCCCGAGGAGGTTCTGCGCACGCTGGTCGAGACCGAACTGGCGGCCCGCGACGCCTCGAACGTCGTCAACCGCCTCAAAGCCGCGGCGTTCCCCGTGCCCAAGACGTTGGAGAGCTTCGACGTGGCCGCCTCCTCCATCCCGCCGAAGACCTTCGACTACCTGTCGAGTCTGGAATGGATTCGCGCGCAACAGAATCTGGCGATCATCGGCCCCGCCGGCACCGGCAAGTCCCACACCCTGATCGGGTTGGGAACCGCCGCGATCCACGCCGGACACAAGGTCCGCTATTTCACCGCCGCCGACCTCGTCGAAACCCTCTACCGCGGCCTGGCCGACAACACCGTCGGCAAGATCATCGAATCGCTGCTGCGGGTCGACCTGATCATCCTCGACGAACTCGGGTTCGCCCCCCTCGACGACACCGGCACCCAGTTGCTGTTCCGGCTCGTCGCCGGCGCCTACGAACGCCGCTCGCTGGCCATCGGATCGCACTGGCCCTTCGAGCAGTGGGGCCGCTTCCTGCCCGAACAGACCACCGCGGTCAGCATCCTCGACCGCCTCCTGCACCACGCCACCGTCGTCATCACCGACGGTGACTCCTACCGCATGAAAGACGCCAAACACCGGAAGGAGACGCCCACACCAACCTAG
- the istA gene encoding IS21 family transposase, translating into MKSAKDRMDIISAYQQLGSYRAAAEHCGTTHRTVKKIVDKFEADQAGVPPPPRAERAHNYDAVADLVAERVEKSKGRISAKRLLPKARAAGYTGSDRNFRRLVAEAKALWRSTNHRGRRPAVWEPGEYLVIDWAQVGPGLFLFCAVLAFSRWRFVRFATNERASTTLALIAEALAAAGGVPARVLADRMACLKGGVVANVVVPTPDYVRLAGHYGFAPDFCHASDPQSKGIVENLCGYAQDDLAVPLLTEAAVTGTPVDLRIANAAAEVWCAEVNAATHSEICAVPDERLIVEHELLQPLPSLRLQIGAPSVLRKVDRLSCIRYGSARYSVPMRLIGTTVAVVVDHGAICLLEPGTGVIVAEHELVAPGGTSILDEHYDGPRLAPSRGPRPKTMVEKQFCDLGADAQAFLVGAAAIGNTRLASELEILLALGAAHGTDALVSALHRAVAFRRFRAADVRSILAAGTGAPQPRPAGDVLILDLPVAPTRSLDAYRITPAVADGEVIP; encoded by the coding sequence TTGAAATCTGCGAAGGACCGAATGGACATCATTTCCGCCTACCAACAGCTCGGGTCGTATAGGGCTGCCGCCGAGCACTGCGGCACCACCCACCGCACCGTCAAGAAGATCGTGGACAAGTTCGAGGCCGACCAGGCCGGCGTCCCGCCACCACCGCGGGCCGAACGGGCCCACAACTACGACGCGGTCGCCGATCTGGTCGCCGAACGCGTGGAGAAATCGAAGGGTCGGATCTCGGCCAAGCGGCTGCTCCCGAAGGCCCGTGCGGCGGGCTACACGGGTTCTGATCGTAACTTCCGCCGCCTCGTCGCGGAGGCGAAAGCGTTGTGGCGCAGCACCAATCACCGAGGCCGTCGTCCAGCCGTGTGGGAACCCGGTGAGTACCTGGTCATCGACTGGGCTCAAGTCGGACCGGGGTTGTTCCTGTTCTGTGCGGTGCTGGCGTTCTCGAGGTGGCGCTTCGTGCGCTTCGCCACCAACGAGCGTGCCTCGACCACGTTGGCATTGATCGCCGAAGCCCTGGCCGCCGCGGGTGGGGTCCCGGCGCGGGTGCTGGCCGACCGGATGGCCTGCCTCAAGGGCGGGGTCGTGGCCAACGTCGTCGTCCCGACTCCGGACTACGTCCGGCTGGCCGGTCACTACGGCTTCGCTCCCGATTTCTGTCATGCGAGTGACCCGCAGTCCAAGGGCATCGTGGAGAACCTGTGCGGCTACGCCCAGGACGATCTTGCCGTCCCGCTGTTGACCGAGGCCGCCGTCACCGGAACACCGGTCGATCTGCGTATCGCCAATGCCGCGGCGGAGGTGTGGTGCGCGGAAGTGAACGCCGCGACCCATTCGGAGATCTGCGCGGTTCCCGATGAACGGTTGATCGTCGAACATGAACTGCTGCAACCACTCCCATCCCTGCGACTGCAGATCGGGGCACCATCGGTGCTGCGCAAGGTCGACCGCCTGTCCTGCATCCGGTACGGGTCGGCGCGCTACTCGGTGCCGATGCGGTTGATCGGCACCACGGTGGCCGTGGTCGTCGACCACGGCGCCATCTGTCTGCTGGAGCCCGGCACCGGGGTGATCGTGGCCGAACACGAACTCGTCGCACCCGGCGGCACCTCGATCCTCGATGAGCACTACGACGGACCCCGGCTAGCACCCAGTCGCGGCCCGCGCCCGAAGACCATGGTCGAGAAGCAGTTCTGCGACCTCGGCGCCGATGCGCAGGCGTTCCTGGTCGGCGCCGCGGCGATCGGCAACACCCGGCTGGCCTCGGAGTTGGAGATCCTGCTCGCCCTCGGCGCGGCCCACGGCACCGACGCCCTGGTCTCCGCGCTGCACCGGGCGGTGGCGTTCCGCCGGTTCCGAGCCGCCGACGTGCGTTCCATCCTGGCCGCGGGCACCGGGGCGCCGCAGCCCCGACCCGCTGGCGACGTGCTCATCCTCGACCTGCCCGTGGCCCCGACCCGCTCCCTGGACGCCTACAGGATCACCCCCGCCGTGGCCGATGGCGAGGTGATCCCATGA